AACATCAACCGGGGCTGCGGCAGCACCCACATGGATCATCTGCAGACCATCGTCCGAAACGGCGACTACGACCTGGGCGTGGCCTTTGACGGCGACGCGGACCGGGCGCTGTTCGTGGACTCGCGCGGCAACGTGGTCCACGGCGACCACATGCTGCTGCTGAACGCCCGCGCCCGTCCGGCGGCGGCGGTGGTGGCCACGATCATGACCAACATGGCGCTGGAAGTGAAATTGCAGGAAGCCGGGATTCCGCTGGAGCGTACCGCCGTGGGAGACCGCTATGTCCACGAACGGCTGCATTCCAAGGGGTTGCAGCTGGGCGGCGAACAGAGCGGGCACGTCCTGTTCCTGGATGTCTCGCCCACCGGGGACGGCGTGCTGACCGCGCTGCTCACGCTGGCGAGCATGAAGCAGATGGACACCACGCTGGATGTGCTGTTCGACGAATTGACCATGTACCCGCAAACCCTGGTCAACGTGCGGGTGGCCGACAAGAAGGCGATTGCCCGTGACGAGGCGGTGCAGGTGGCGGTTTCCAAGGCAGAGGCCCAGCTGGCCGGGCGGGGCCGCGTCAACCTGCGTCCCAGCGGCACCGAGAATCTGATCCGCGTGATGGTGGAGGGTCAGGACGCTGCCGAGATCCACGAGATTGCCCGCGTGCTGGCCGCCGTCGTCGAGGAACGTGGCCTGGGGGGCGTGGCGGCGGGCCACTAATCCCCCCGATTCCTGACCGTTTTCGTCAGTTCCGCCGCGCATGGCTCTCATTGACTCTCGGCACAATGGCGGCAGGAGGTACCCCCATGAACAAGACCCAGATGACAAAGGCACTGGTGGCCGCCCTGCTGGCCGCCCCTGCCCTGGCCGGGAGTGCGGGCGCGCAGAACTCGCCCCTCAAGGTCACCGCTTCCACCCTGCTGGTAACCGAGGTCAAGGCTGACGGCAAGACAGTCGAGAAGCTGACCGACACGGCCAACCGGGGGGTGTCGCCAGGCGACCTGCTGCAGTTGCAGCAGCGCGTCGAGAACACGGGCAGGGGGGCTGTCAGGCAGCTCAAGCTGAACATGGCGGTGCCGGCGGCCACGACCTTCCTGGGGCAGCAGTGCGATGTCCAGGGCGTGACCGCGTTGTTCAGCATTGACGGCAGGACCTACGCCGCCGAACCGCTCAAGAAGTTCGTGACCGTGACCGAGAACGGTCAGGACGTGAAGAAGGAAGTGACTGTCAACCCCAGCGAGTACACCAATGTCCGCTGGCAGCTGCCCGAGCTCAAGGGCGGCGGCGTGGTCACCTGCTTTATCCGGGCCACCGTCAAGTAAGGACTCCAGGCAGGTTGGGTCCTTCAAATTGAAAAGGGGAGGCGCGGCTGGGATGCCCGCCTCCCCTGACCCGTTGCGGGCTTACGCCACCGGGGCCACCTTATCCGTGTAGATCGCGCGGCTGTCCTCATTCCTGCCTTTGAGCAGCGGCATGACCAGTTCCCCGAAACGGCGGGCCTCTTCCAGATGCGGATAGCCGCTGAAGATGAAGCTGCTGAAGCCCATGTCCTCGTACCTGCGAATCTTGTCGGCCACCTGCTGTGGGTCACCGATCAGCGCCACGCCCACGCCGCTGCGGGCCATGCCCACGCCAGCCCACAGCCCCGGCTCCACCATCAGGTCAGCGTCCAGCCCCTTCATCATCTCGATCTGGCGCTGCTGGCCAACACCGTCCACGTGGGCGTGGCTGGCGACGAAGGCGGCGCGCACTTCCGGGTCCACGCGGCTGATCAGTCGCTCGGCCGCCTCCCTGGCCTCGGCCTCGGTTTCGCGGACGATGACGTGGGTTCGCAGGCCGTAACGCAAGTTGCGCCCGGTCTTCTCGGCCAGGGCCTGCATCTGGGCCATGCGTTCCCGGATCATGTCCTCGCGCTCGCCCCACATCAGGTAGACGTCGGCCAGCTCGGCGGCGATCTGCTGGGCCACTGGGGATGCGCCGCCGAAGTAGATCGGGATGGGCTGGACGGGTGCGGGATCGAGCACCGCATTGTCAAAGGCGTAGATGTCGGATTTGAAGGACTGTGGCGGCGGCTGCGTCCACAACTGGCGCAGGATCTGGATGAACTCGCGCGTGCGCTCATAGCGTTTAGCGTGGTCCTCGAAGTCGCCATACATGGCGTTTTCGGCGGGACTGCTGCCAGTCACAATGTTTAACCTTACTCGCCCCGGAAACAGGTTTTGCAGGGTGGCGAGCATCTTGGCGTACATGGCGGGCTGGAACATGCCGGGCCGCACGGCGATCAGCAGCGCGGGATCGGTCGGTGCGGTTTTGGCCAGCGCCGCCACCGCCGCCGTGTAGTTCTCGTGCTCACTATGGTAGTTGGTGGCGGTCAGCAGCGCATCGAAACCGGCCTCGCCCGCCGTGCTAATGAGACTTTGGAGATACGGCAGCGTGGGCTGACGCGGCATCTTGTTCTTCGTGCCGATGAACTCACCGTCGCGAGACAGTTGCAGGAACCACAGGAATTCGGACTGGGAAGGCTGGGTCATGGGGCGGGCTCCTTGAGAGGCCAAGCAGAGAAACGTCGGGTCATTGGTGCAGATGCGGAAGAGACTAGGACAGTTTTACCCGTCCGGCCCACCTCCCTTCAAAGAGGCGATAAGGGTGGCTGAACTGCCTTTCCAGTCACGCTTCCAATTTCTTCTTGAGGGGAACTGACCGTGAAGCCCGGTCAAGCCTTCACCCCACCCGCTGTCAGTCCGGCCACGAAGCGGCGCTGGAAGATAGCGATCAGCGCCACGACCGGAATGGTGGCGATGACCACGGCGGCGGCGATCAGCGGCCACGGAAAGGCGAATTCGCCCTGATACAGCGTGACGCCCACGCTGACGGTTCGCATGTCCAGCTTGGTGTTAAAGCTCAAGGCCAGCAGGAATTCGTTCCAGGAGTTGACGAAGATCAGCAGCGCCGCCGTGACCACGCCAGGGGCCGACAGGGGCAGCACCACGCGCCACAGCGCGCCCACGCGGGAGGTGCCGTCGATCATGGCCGCTGCTTCCAGATCACGTGGAATGGCGCTGAAAAAGGCCACCAGCGTCAGAATTGCCACCGGCAGACTCAGGGCGGCGTAGGGCAGGATCAGCGCGGGGTAACTGTTGAGCAGATCCAGCCCCCGGAACAGGCGGAAGAGTGGCACCAGCAGGCTGACCACCGGGAACATCGAGAAGGCCACCACGGCGGTCAGCAGGGCGCTGCGGCCCCACACTTGCAGGCGGGCCAGCGCATAGGCCGCCGGCACCGCCACCGCGATGCACAGCAGCGTGCTCAGCAGGCTGACGGTCATGGAGTTGAAGAAGAAACGGGCGAAGGGCTGCTCGCTGAACACGCGGGCGTAATTGGCGGCGTCCAGCGCGCCCGGCAGGTACTGCACCGGGAACTTCTGCAACTCGGCCTCGGTCTTGAGGCTGGTCAGGATCATCCAGACCAGCGGAAAGAAACCGCCGATGATCAGCGCGGTCAGGCCAGCCCAGCGCACCGCCTTGTCCCCCGCGCTCAGGCGTTCGGGGGCCGCCGTCTCACCGCTCATGTGCTGGCCCCGTCCCGGACAAAGCGCACGTAAATGGCCGTCACGGCCAGACTCACGGCGAACAGCGCCACACTCAGGGTGGCGGCGTAACCGAAGTCCAGAAACTCGATGCTGGTGCGGTAGATGTAGACTCCCAGCGTTTCCAGCAGACCCTGGGCCGGGGCCTGCTGAATAAAGGTATAGGGGATGTCGAAGACCTGCACGGCGCTGATGGAGCGGAAGATGAACGCCACCGCCAGACTGGGGGCCAGCAGCGGCAGGATGATGCGGAAGAAGGACTGGACGCGGGTTGCTCCGTCCACCTCTGCCGCCTCGGTAAGTTCGCGTGGGATGCCCTGCAGGCCGCCCAGCACGATCAACGCCACAAAGGAACTGGTCTTCCAGACAATCGTGACCACCATCGCCACCACCGCCAGCCCTGGGGTGCTGAGCCACAGCAGCGGTGCCTGGACGATGTGCAGCCGTACCAGGATGTCATTGAACACGCCGTACTGCGCGTTGAACAGCCACGCGAAGATCAGACCGGTCATCACGGGCGGCATGGCCCACGGCAGCAGCAGGGCCACCCGCGCGATGCCCCGCACCCGGCTGGGATTGTGGGCGGCCAGCGCCATTGGAATGCCCACCAGGAACGAACCGCCCACCGTCAGCACGGCAAAGAACAGCGTGTTTCGCAGTGAGGTGCCGAACCGTGGGTCGCCGAACATCTGCACATAGTTCTTGAGGCCCACGAAGGGCTGCCCATTGAACGGCTCGGTCAGCTTGTTAAAGAAAAAGGAGTCCCGGATGGTGGTCAGCATGGGGAAAAGCAGCACGCCGCACAGCAGCAGCGCGGCGGGCATCAGCAGCCAGAAGGCCAGCCAGCCCTCGCTGGTATCGCCCTTGCTGCGTCCCTTACGCCTGGGCACCGGAACGGCGATGTTCTTCTGGGTCATCAGACCTCCTTGCAGGAGTGGCGGCGAGAGAACTGAACGTCGTGTGGGGCTGTCCGCCTCTTAAAAAGGGGAGCCCCCACTCCAGGTCGAAGGGAACGCCAGATGTGGGGGACGGGGACGACGAGGGCCTATTTGAGCAGTGGGGCCAGATCGCGCTGCATGTCGCTCAGGGCGGCGTCCACGGTCTTGCTGCCCGCCACGGCGGCGGACACGTTGTTGCGAATGATCTCGCTGACCTTGGGGTAGTTGGGCGTGACCGGGCGCGGGCGGGCCTTGAGGATCACCGGGTAGAGCGCCTTGAAGTGTGGATTGGCCGCCAGCACTGCCTTGTCGCTGTACAGGCTCTTGCGGACGGGCAGATACGCGCCCTTGACGGCCATCTCGCGCTGGACGTTCACGCTGGACATGAACTGTAGCAGCTTGACGGCTTCCTTCTTGTGGTTGCCGTAGGCGTTGACGCCCCACTCCCAGCCGCCGGTGCAGGTGGCGGTGGGGTTCTTGCCGAAGGATGGCAGGGCGGCCACGCCCACGTTGCCCTTGACCTGGGTGGGCTGCGGGCTGTTGCCCTGGAAGTGCGCCCAGGCGTAGCTCCAGTTCAGGCCCAGCGCGACGTCACCGGCCTGGAACTGCAGACGCGAGTCGTCGGTCTTGATCTCGGCGCTGGCGGCGGGGGACAGCTTGGACTTGACCGAATTGACCAGGAAGTTCAGGCCCTGCTTGCCCGCCGCGCTGTTCACGTTGCTGGCGTCGCCGCCGCCGGTCCAGAGGGTTTCCAGGAAGTTGCAGACCGTACCCTCGATGGGCGCGCCCTGGAAGTTGAAGCCCTGCATCTTGCCGCCCTCGCCCTTCTGGATTTTCGCGGCGGTGGCAGACAGTTCGTCCCAGGTCTTGGGCACGGGCAACTTGTACTTGGCGAGCAGGTCCTTGCGGTAGTACAGGAACTGCGCGTCGGTGAAGGCGGGCATGGCGTACAGCTTGCCGTTGTAGGTGGCCGCGCTGACCGGGCCGGGCAGGAAGCTGCCCAGGTAACTGTTGACCCCGGTGATGTAGCTGTTGAGCGGTTCGGCCCATCCGGCGGCGGCGAAGGTGGCGGTGCGTACCACGTCGATCAGAAAGATGTCCAGGGTGTCGTCCCGGGCGGCCAGCACGGTGGTCAGATACTGGTTCTGTGCCTCGCTGGTGGCCCCGCCGGTCTCGATCTTGACCTTGATGTCGGGGTTGGCGGCCTCAAAGCGGTCGAACAGCGGTTGAAAGATTTCCGGGCGCTGCTGGGTGCCCATGAACACGTTCAGGGTGGTGACAGCGCTGGCACTGGCCGAGAGAGCGGCAGCGACGGTCACGGCGGCGGATAGAACGATGCGGGTACGCATAGGTGGAACCTCCAGGGGCGTCGGGAGGACGCCAGCTCAGTTAACAGTTTATTTAAAGTACCACGTTTTCAGGTGGGGTGGATGGAGCGCAAATGCCGTCACCATGCACAACTGAATCGATCAAGACCCCGTATGGTATGGCGCCGTTTTATTGTCTCTAGACTGAAGGCCATGACTCCCACGACAGAAGCCCCGGCCATGCCCCGCTGGCGCACCGATGACCTGTACGCCAGTCTGAGTGATCCCAGGCTGGACCAGGACCTAGAGGGCCTGCGTGCTGGGATTGCGGCTCTTGAAACGCTGTTTGACAAGATGGAGGTCCGCGAGGACGGCCCCGCCGCCACTCCGGGAACTTTGAAGAGCGTGTTGGACGACATGAACGTCCTGAGCGATACCCTTGGCCCGATTGGCGCTTACCTGAATGCTTTTTTTACCACCGATAGTCGCGATGAGCTGGCGCAGAGTCGTGTGGCCGCCTTCACCACCCTGACGCTGCCGCTGGGACCGCTGCGCTCGCGCCTGACCGCGTGGCTGGGCGGCCTGAGCGACGCGCAACTTTCTGATCTGCTGGCCGCCTCCGAGACGGCGCGGGAGCATGAACACTTCCTGCGCCGCGCCGTTCAGCTGGCCCGCCACCAGATGTCGCCTTTGGAGGAAGATCTGGCCGCCCGTCTGCGGCCCAGCGGGGCGGGGGGCTGGTCCAAACTCCAGGGCAACATCAGCAGTCAGCTGAAGGGCGAGTTCCGGGGTGAGCGCCTCCCGGTGACGGCCCTACGTGCCCTGGCGAGTGAGGCGGACGAGGACGTGCGCCGCGAGGCTTTCGAGGCCGAGATTGCCGCCTGGAAGTCCTCGGAGGTGGTTTTTGCCGCCGCCTTGAACGGCGTCAAGGGCGAGGAAGGCACGCTGGCGCGGCGGCGCGGTTTCACGGACGCCGTGGCCCCCAGCCTGCTGACCTCCGGCATTGACCGTCAGACGCTGGACGCCATGCAGGGCGCGGTGGTGCGCTCGTTCCCCGACTTCCGGCGCTACTTCGCGGCCAAGGCGCGGGCGCTGGGCAAGGACAAGCTGGACTGGTGGGACATCCTGGCCCCGCTGGGCCACAGTGAGACCGAGTGGACCTACGGGGCGGGAGCCGAGTTCGTCGAGCGGCAGTTCCGGGGTTACTCCGAACAGCTGGGCGACTTCGCCGCTGAGGCCTTTGAAGGCGACTGGGTGGACGCTGGCCCGCGCGAGGGCAAGCGCAGTGGGGCGTTCTGCATGCGCTGGACGCGCGGCAAGAGCCGCATTTTAATGAACCACGCCCCCAGCCTCGATAGCGTGTCTACGCTGGCACACGAACTGGGCCACGGTTATCACAATGCCCGCCTGGCCGACGCCCACCCGTTGCAACGCGAGACGCCCATGACCCTGGCCGAGACCGCCTCGATCTTTTGCGAGACGGTGGTGCAGAATGCCGCGCTGGCCGAGGCGACAGGGGCCGAACGCCTGTACGTGCTGGAGACCAGCCTGATGGGTCACGCGCAGGTGGTGGTGGATATCCACAGCCGCTTCCTGTTCGAGCGGGCCGTCTTCCAGAGGCGCGAGCAGGGTGACCTCAACCCGCAGGAGCTCAACGACCTGATGACCTGGGCGCAGCGTGAGACCTATGGCGACGCGCTGAACACGCTGCATCCGTACATGTGGGCGGTCAAGCCGCACTACTACAGCCTGGCCTTCTACAACTACCCTTACACTTTCGGGCTGCTGTTTGGCCTGGGCCTGTACGCGCAGTACGTGACGGCGCGCGAGGCGGGCACCGAGGCAGCCTTCCAGAGCCGTTACGACGAGTTGCTGGCCTCTACCGGGCGCGAGAGTCCCCTGACCCTGGCCGCCCGCTTCGGCATCGACCTGCACGCCCCGGACTTTTGGGAGGGCAGTCTGGACGTGATCCGGCGGCAGATCGATGCCTACATTGAAACGGTGGACCGTGGCGCTTAGAGGGTGGGCCGTGATTCTGGCTTCTCCCCTCATGCCCATGCGTCCATGACCAACACCACCCTGACGGCCATTCCCGGTTTCCGCGTCGGTCACTGGACCGATTCAGTCGGGTCGACGGGCTGCACCGTGATCCTGTGCCCGGACGCGGGTGCCGTGGCCTCCGCGTCGTTTCTGGGGCCGAGTCCGGCAACGCGCGAGGGCGTGCTGCTGTCTGCCGAGAAGAAGGTGGAGCGCGTGCATGCCCTGCTGCTGACGGGCGGCAGCGCCTTCGGGTTGGCGGCGGCGTCCGGCGTGGTGCGCGTGCTGGAGGAGCGCGGGGTGGGCCACCAGACCCCGTTTGCCCGCGTGCCCATCGTTCCGGCGGCGGTGGTCTACGACCTGGGGGTGGGCGATCCGCTGGCCCGTCCGGGCGAGAAGGAGGGAGAGGCGGCGGCGCGTGCTGCCTCCTCTGAACCCGTGCCGCGTGGCCGGGTGGGCGCAGGCACCGGAACGACGGCTGGCAAATATCTGGGTGGCCCCGGCGCGGTGCCCGGCGGCCTGGGCAGCGTCATGCTGGAGCGCTACGGCGTCTCGGTGGGTGCGCTGGCTGTGGTGAATCCGATCGGCGATGTGCTGGACGAACATGGCGGCGTCCTGGTGGGGCCGGGAACGGGGCCGGGCGCCGTGTCGTTTACCCCCGGTGACGTGGAGAACACCACGCTGATCGCCGTCGTCACCGAACACACCCTGAGCAAGGCTGATTGCCGCCGGCTGGCCGACGCCGCGCAGACCGCGCTGGGCCGCGTTATCCACCCCAGCCACACCTACTGGGACGGCGACGCGGCCTTTGTGCTCAGCAGCGGCACGCTGCCACCCGCCGATCCTCTGCTGCTGGGCGCCCTGGTGCAGGAGGCTGTCTGTGCGGCCGTGCGCGACGCGGTGCGGATGGCCAATAGCTTGGGTGTGTAGGATACTCATGTGAGTACAAGTCAGCGTGATGCTGTCCGTGGGCTGCGCCGGGTCATTGGTACGCGAGCTGTCAATTTCGTCGGTGCCGCAGGCCTTGTGGTCAACCCACGCGGCGAACCCCTGCTGTTGCGGCGCGTGGGGGCCGGGCACTGGGGCCTGATCACCGGCATCAGCGACCTGGGCGAGGCACTGGAAGACACACTCAGACGTGAGGCCCTGGAGGAAACGGGGCTGAGCATTGGTGCGGTGAGGTTGCTTGAGATGCTCAGTCCCGCCGGACTGGCCCAGGTGGCGAACGGCGATCAGTTCTACAGCTACACCGCCCTGTTCCGTGTGACTGAATGGAGTGGAACCCCGGTGCCCGACGGGGTGGAAATCGCGGAGGCGCGGTTCTTCAATCTCGCCGATCTGCCCCCTCTCAATCGGCTGGGCCGCAAGGCTCAGGAGTGGTTGGCGTGAATTACGTCCGTGATCTGCGGGCCCTGATCGGTCACGCGCCCGTCAACTGGGTGGGGGTCTGCGCGCTGGTGCTCAATGCTCACCATGAGGTTCTGTTGCAACGCCGCACTGACACCGGGGACTGGGGGACCCTGGGCGGCATTGCGGAACTGGGCGAGGCCTTGCCCGACACCCTGCGCCGCGAACTGCGGGAAGAGGCAGGCATCGCGCCCATCCGCTCTGAGTTCCTGACCGTGATCAGCGGGCCGCAGACGTACCAGAAACTGCTCAATGGCGACGAGTTCTATCAGGTGGTGGCCGTCTACGTGGTGCGCGAGTGGGAAGGCGTTCCGGTGGCGGACGGCGAGGAAGGCACGGAGCTGAGATTTTTTACTCTCGATGACCTGCTGCCCGCTCCGCTCGGGCCGGTGGACCGGGAAGCCCTGGGCCTCTTGCGGGCGTCGCCTGGTTGAGCCTCATCCACTCCGGCTCAAGGTCAGCCGCGCTCCCACCAGCCTGAAGCCCGCCCGCTCCACATTGCGCTCACTGCCTGTGCCGGGGGTAACGAAGACGCTGGCGAGGTCCGCTCCCCCCTGTGCGGCGGACTGCAGGCGGTGGGCCAGCAACGCGGTCTGGAGTCCCTGGGCACGAAATTCGGGGAACGTGGCGGTGCCGTGAAAGGCGGCGATGCCTTCGCTGGGGCTCATTGCGGCGGTGGCGGCTGGCCTGCCGTTCAGTTCTGCCACGAAAAGCCGTGTTCCGGGCGCCTGCGCCACCACCGACATGATTTCTTCCGTCCCCGGCCCGAAGCCCTGAGCGGCCAGGGCGGCCCAGGTGTCGGCCTCTTCCTCCCGAATGTCGGTGTCAGGAACGGCGGGCAGGTTGGTCAGATCGTGAATATAGGCGTGTAGCACATAATCCAGCGCGTAGCCGCGCTCCTTGAGCAGTGGCAAAATTGGAGCGACGAAGGCCGAGAGCAGCTGAAGGGTAGCGGGCTGCCCGTATCGGGTGCTGAATGCCTCGAACGCGTCCAGCTCCTGGTGTGTGGGCGGGCGAGTGCCGTCGTGCCAGGCGGAGTCCAGGGGCAGATTCGGCCCGGCGTGGACCGCCACCAGCGGGCCAAACTGCGCCGCCTCGCCCGTTCGCCCATAACGCCTGTGCGCTGTGGCCTCCGCATGGGCCAGCCGGGTCAAGACTGCTGTATTCATCCCTCCAGCGTAGCGCCCCGCATTTGTCCCCGCCTCCGCCCGCTAGCTTAGGCAGCATGACCGACGCCTCAGCCCCCAGTCTTTCCCGCGCCTTCGTCTCCCTGATCGGGGCTGGTCCAGGCGATCCCGGCCTGCTGACCCTGCGCGGTCAACAGGCACTGCAGCAGGCGGACGTGGTGCTCTTCGATTACCTCGCCAATCCCGAGTTGCTGCGGCACTGCCCGGACGCCCACACCATTTACGTGGGCAAAAAGGGATTTTCCGAGTACATCACCCAGGAGCAGATCAACGCACTGATCGTCAGGTCAGCGCAGGAGAACGGCGGGCAGCGGGTGGCCCGGCTGAAGGGTGGAGACGTCTTTGTCTTCGGGCGTGGCGGCGAGGAGGCCGAGGCGTGCGCGCTGGCGGGCGTGCCCTTCGAGATCGTCCCCGGCGTGACCAGTGCCATCGCTGCCCCAGCCTACGCCGGGATTCCCGTGACCCACCGTGACGTGGCCCGCTCCTTCGCGGTGCTGACCGGCAACACGAGAGAAGGTGGAGCACACTACGAGCGCCTGTCCGGTGTGGACACGTTGTTGCTGCTGATGGGTGTACGGAATCTGGACAGTATTGCCGCAGAACTGATCGCCGCCGGCCGTGACCCGCAGACCCCCGCCGCCACCGTGCAGTGGGGCAGCACCCACCAGCAGCGGGTGGCGACGGGCACGCTGGAAACCATCGCTGGGGTGGTCAGGGACGCTGGCCTGGAAGCTCCCGCCGTGACGGTGGTGGGCGAGGTGGTCAAGTTGCGCGGCACCCTGCGCTGGTTCGACAACGCACCGACCTTCGGCGGTTCCCTGAGTGGCAAAACCGTGGCCGTGACCCGCACCCGCGACGGCTCCAGTGCCCTCAGTGACGTGCTGCGGGCACGCGGCGCGGACGTGCTGGAGGTGCCGCTGATCCGCTTTGAGGCGGCCTCCGATGGGGGAGAGGCGGCCCTGAACGCCCTGCGCGATTTCACAGGCTGGCTGCTGCTGACCAGCAACAGGGCGGTGACAGCTCTGTTCTCGTTGCTGGACAGCGCAGGACTGGACGCCCGCGCCCTGGCGGGGGTCAGGATTGCCGCCGTCGGTCCCAGCACCGCCCGCAGCCTGGCCGAGCGTGGCCTGCGTGCCGATTTCGTCCCGTCCACCCCCGGAGCGCGCCACCTGGGGGCGGAATTGCCGGTCCAAGCAGGAGAGGCCACCCTGCACCTGACCTCTCAGCTGGCGGAGGACGAGTTGCAAAGGGAGCTGGAGGCACGCGGCATCGGCTACACACGCGCCGAGCTGTACCGCACCGAGGCCGCCACGCCAGAGAAGAACAAGCTGGAGCGGCTGAAGACGGCTGCCGTTCTGACCCTGGCCTCCGGCAGTGCGGCGCGGCACCTGGCACAGCTGGCCGGCGCAGACTTCGATCCCCTGAACATGCCCGTCGCTGCGATGGGGCCGCAGACCGCCGACGCCGCCCGTGAGGCAGGCTTTACCCGTGTGACGGTGGCGGACACCGCCAGCCTGGACGCCCTGGCCGATGCGGCGGAACGGGCGGTGCAGGGCAGGGCCGAGTAAGAGGTGTCCGTTCCTGTCAGCCTCACGCCCGCCAAAACCCTGAGACGTGCTATACTCCCGCCTGTTGTCTCGTCCGCCGCTCAGGTCTGTCCCTGACGACGCGGCGGGCAGAAGAGGCCCCGGCGGCACACGCCACAGCGTTCAACGTCACGGTGGCAAGAGGAGAAATAACGACATGGCTAAACATCCCGTTCCCAAGAAGAAGACCAGCAAGAGCAAGCGCGACATGCGCCGCAGCCACCATGCGCTGACCGCTCCCAACCTGTCCGAGTGCCCCCAGTGCCACGCCAAGAAGCTCTCCCACCACATCTGCCCCAGCTGCGGCTACTACGATGGCCGTCAGGTGCTGGCCGTCTAAGCAGGAAAAACCTGAAAAGAGGCTCCCCACGTGGGAGCTTTTTTCGTCTCTTCCTTGAGCGTTCTGCCATCCGTACTCTGCGGGCGGCGCGTTATGCTCCCCATCATGAGTCTGACATTCGAGGAGAAGTTGCAGAATTACGCGCGGCTGGCCGTCCGCGTTGGTCTGGGTCTGCATGAAGGCCAGCGCGTGCTGGTGCAAGCCCCGGTCGACACGGCCCCGCTGGCCCGCGCGGTGGTGCGCGAGGCCTACGCGGCGGGCGCGTCCTTCGTGGACGTGCGCTGGGACGACGACGCTGTTCAGCTGGCCCGCTTTGAGCTGGCGCCGGACGGCACCTTCGGCACCATCAGCAAGTGGCGGGTGGACGCCGAGATCGAGACGGCGGGTGACGGCGGCGCGGTCATCGCCATTCGTGCCACCAACCCCAACCTGCTGGGCGGCGTGGATGCCGAG
This genomic interval from Deinococcus humi contains the following:
- the glmM gene encoding phosphoglucosamine mutase; translated protein: MSDGERKYFGTDGVRAVAGEFPLTPAWVMNLGAAAGEVLMRRSLAKPGGTGKVSVVIGKDTRQSGDMLEAALAAGLTARGVNVIHVGVLPTPGVSYLTRQLGADAGVVISASHNPYQDNGIKFFGPDGQKLSDLTEHEIEAAIDDVPNLAPVTGVDLGGVTNSTEAERVYIQYLTSHAPDLSGLKIALDCANGAAYRVAPKVFQAAGADVFAVYTTPDGRNINRGCGSTHMDHLQTIVRNGDYDLGVAFDGDADRALFVDSRGNVVHGDHMLLLNARARPAAAVVATIMTNMALEVKLQEAGIPLERTAVGDRYVHERLHSKGLQLGGEQSGHVLFLDVSPTGDGVLTALLTLASMKQMDTTLDVLFDELTMYPQTLVNVRVADKKAIARDEAVQVAVSKAEAQLAGRGRVNLRPSGTENLIRVMVEGQDAAEIHEIARVLAAVVEERGLGGVAAGH
- a CDS encoding LLM class flavin-dependent oxidoreductase, which encodes MTQPSQSEFLWFLQLSRDGEFIGTKNKMPRQPTLPYLQSLISTAGEAGFDALLTATNYHSEHENYTAAVAALAKTAPTDPALLIAVRPGMFQPAMYAKMLATLQNLFPGRVRLNIVTGSSPAENAMYGDFEDHAKRYERTREFIQILRQLWTQPPPQSFKSDIYAFDNAVLDPAPVQPIPIYFGGASPVAQQIAAELADVYLMWGEREDMIRERMAQMQALAEKTGRNLRYGLRTHVIVRETEAEAREAAERLISRVDPEVRAAFVASHAHVDGVGQQRQIEMMKGLDADLMVEPGLWAGVGMARSGVGVALIGDPQQVADKIRRYEDMGFSSFIFSGYPHLEEARRFGELVMPLLKGRNEDSRAIYTDKVAPVA
- a CDS encoding carbohydrate ABC transporter permease; the protein is MSGETAAPERLSAGDKAVRWAGLTALIIGGFFPLVWMILTSLKTEAELQKFPVQYLPGALDAANYARVFSEQPFARFFFNSMTVSLLSTLLCIAVAVPAAYALARLQVWGRSALLTAVVAFSMFPVVSLLVPLFRLFRGLDLLNSYPALILPYAALSLPVAILTLVAFFSAIPRDLEAAAMIDGTSRVGALWRVVLPLSAPGVVTAALLIFVNSWNEFLLALSFNTKLDMRTVSVGVTLYQGEFAFPWPLIAAAVVIATIPVVALIAIFQRRFVAGLTAGGVKA
- a CDS encoding carbohydrate ABC transporter permease, which produces MTQKNIAVPVPRRKGRSKGDTSEGWLAFWLLMPAALLLCGVLLFPMLTTIRDSFFFNKLTEPFNGQPFVGLKNYVQMFGDPRFGTSLRNTLFFAVLTVGGSFLVGIPMALAAHNPSRVRGIARVALLLPWAMPPVMTGLIFAWLFNAQYGVFNDILVRLHIVQAPLLWLSTPGLAVVAMVVTIVWKTSSFVALIVLGGLQGIPRELTEAAEVDGATRVQSFFRIILPLLAPSLAVAFIFRSISAVQVFDIPYTFIQQAPAQGLLETLGVYIYRTSIEFLDFGYAATLSVALFAVSLAVTAIYVRFVRDGAST
- a CDS encoding ABC transporter substrate-binding protein yields the protein MRTRIVLSAAVTVAAALSASASAVTTLNVFMGTQQRPEIFQPLFDRFEAANPDIKVKIETGGATSEAQNQYLTTVLAARDDTLDIFLIDVVRTATFAAAGWAEPLNSYITGVNSYLGSFLPGPVSAATYNGKLYAMPAFTDAQFLYYRKDLLAKYKLPVPKTWDELSATAAKIQKGEGGKMQGFNFQGAPIEGTVCNFLETLWTGGGDASNVNSAAGKQGLNFLVNSVKSKLSPAASAEIKTDDSRLQFQAGDVALGLNWSYAWAHFQGNSPQPTQVKGNVGVAALPSFGKNPTATCTGGWEWGVNAYGNHKKEAVKLLQFMSSVNVQREMAVKGAYLPVRKSLYSDKAVLAANPHFKALYPVILKARPRPVTPNYPKVSEIIRNNVSAAVAGSKTVDAALSDMQRDLAPLLK
- a CDS encoding M3 family oligoendopeptidase, coding for MTPTTEAPAMPRWRTDDLYASLSDPRLDQDLEGLRAGIAALETLFDKMEVREDGPAATPGTLKSVLDDMNVLSDTLGPIGAYLNAFFTTDSRDELAQSRVAAFTTLTLPLGPLRSRLTAWLGGLSDAQLSDLLAASETAREHEHFLRRAVQLARHQMSPLEEDLAARLRPSGAGGWSKLQGNISSQLKGEFRGERLPVTALRALASEADEDVRREAFEAEIAAWKSSEVVFAAALNGVKGEEGTLARRRGFTDAVAPSLLTSGIDRQTLDAMQGAVVRSFPDFRRYFAAKARALGKDKLDWWDILAPLGHSETEWTYGAGAEFVERQFRGYSEQLGDFAAEAFEGDWVDAGPREGKRSGAFCMRWTRGKSRILMNHAPSLDSVSTLAHELGHGYHNARLADAHPLQRETPMTLAETASIFCETVVQNAALAEATGAERLYVLETSLMGHAQVVVDIHSRFLFERAVFQRREQGDLNPQELNDLMTWAQRETYGDALNTLHPYMWAVKPHYYSLAFYNYPYTFGLLFGLGLYAQYVTAREAGTEAAFQSRYDELLASTGRESPLTLAARFGIDLHAPDFWEGSLDVIRRQIDAYIETVDRGA
- a CDS encoding P1 family peptidase, with the protein product MTNTTLTAIPGFRVGHWTDSVGSTGCTVILCPDAGAVASASFLGPSPATREGVLLSAEKKVERVHALLLTGGSAFGLAAASGVVRVLEERGVGHQTPFARVPIVPAAVVYDLGVGDPLARPGEKEGEAAARAASSEPVPRGRVGAGTGTTAGKYLGGPGAVPGGLGSVMLERYGVSVGALAVVNPIGDVLDEHGGVLVGPGTGPGAVSFTPGDVENTTLIAVVTEHTLSKADCRRLADAAQTALGRVIHPSHTYWDGDAAFVLSSGTLPPADPLLLGALVQEAVCAAVRDAVRMANSLGV